From Candidatus Atelocyanobacterium thalassa isolate ALOHA, a single genomic window includes:
- the clpS gene encoding ATP-dependent Clp protease adapter ClpS, whose product MVTDVIEKISLNTSTTKKPVPRYKVLLHNDDFNPMDYVVQILMQTISGMTRPQAAEIMMEAHISGTALVITCAFEPAEFYRETLKNHGLSSSIEPDE is encoded by the coding sequence ATGGTAACAGATGTAATAGAAAAGATATCTTTAAATACTTCCACTACTAAAAAACCAGTTCCCAGATATAAGGTCTTACTTCATAATGACGACTTTAATCCTATGGATTATGTGGTACAAATTCTGATGCAAACGATATCAGGAATGACTCGTCCTCAAGCCGCTGAAATAATGATGGAAGCTCATATAAGTGGAACTGCTTTGGTTATTACTTGTGCTTTTGAACCAGCCGAATTTTATCGTGAGACTCTAAAAAATCATGGCTTAAGTAGTAGTATCGAACCAGATGAATAA
- a CDS encoding CPBP family intramembrane glutamic endopeptidase, with amino-acid sequence MKINYSIVSRYPAPLRLGVFIVSLLILWLPTAIPFFFLFKDDLNFRTIVTMSLLYINFIILLFFWNSKIHGISNWWRIYGLTFTKKNIIELLNGLTIGLFFTFGLFFVEMILGWVVFVKPSQNLSSLIFEGLLSAFAIAFAEELLFRGWLLEELKMNYSIKTSLVCNSFIFATLHFLKPLQEVIRTFPQFPALFLIGMILVQAKTKCNNRLGICIGIHGGLVWGYYILNVGKIIKYTGKASLIFTGIDNNPIAGIMGLAGLIILFFLVRWKR; translated from the coding sequence TTGAAAATTAACTACTCTATAGTTTCTCGTTACCCAGCACCCTTAAGATTAGGGGTGTTTATTGTTTCACTATTAATTCTCTGGTTGCCTACTGCAATCCCATTCTTTTTCTTATTTAAAGATGATTTAAACTTCAGAACAATTGTAACGATGAGTTTATTGTATATAAACTTTATTATTCTCTTATTCTTTTGGAATAGTAAGATACATGGAATAAGTAATTGGTGGCGAATATATGGATTAACTTTTACGAAAAAAAATATAATAGAGTTACTTAATGGATTAACTATTGGCCTCTTTTTTACTTTTGGATTATTTTTTGTAGAGATGATTTTAGGATGGGTTGTTTTTGTTAAACCATCACAAAATTTATCATCACTCATATTTGAAGGCTTATTAAGTGCTTTCGCAATTGCTTTTGCAGAAGAATTACTTTTTAGGGGATGGCTATTAGAAGAATTGAAGATGAACTATTCTATAAAGACTAGTTTGGTATGTAATAGTTTTATCTTTGCAACTTTGCATTTTTTAAAACCTTTACAAGAAGTTATAAGGACTTTTCCTCAGTTTCCTGCTTTGTTTTTAATAGGTATGATTCTAGTACAAGCTAAAACAAAATGTAATAATAGATTAGGAATTTGTATTGGAATTCATGGAGGACTAGTTTGGGGGTATTACATACTCAATGTAGGTAAAATTATCAAATATACTGGTAAAGCATCTTTAATTTTTACAGGAATTGATAACAACCCAATTGCCGGAATCATGGGATTAGCAGGGTTAATAATATTGTTTTTTCTAGTGAGATGGAAGAGATGA